In Moorella sp. Hama-1, a single genomic region encodes these proteins:
- a CDS encoding HD-GYP domain-containing protein has protein sequence MRKLPVDALQPGMVVARAIYNADGQVLLNKDVTLKPSYLIRLRELGIPAVYIRDEEAGDLEIEDVVNEKTRLQAVKAVRDLFGSQQEGERGQAPLLADYARLERVVNSLLEDLLDRKELMLNLTDIRALDDYTFAHSVNVCILAMVTGLTLHYTRSALLHLGVGALLHDIGKTCIPLHILNKPGRLTVEEYELVCRHAQCGFDILRLQKEVSLVSARVALEHHERFNGSGYPRGLKGEEIHEFARITGVVDVYDALTADRVYRRAYPPYEAYEMLAGAGNFTHDYRIIKAFLLNVAAYPAGTMVELNNGEVGVVTGTSRGHSHQPRVRLLYHADGKPYTVPSSLDLTVDLDHFVCRVLPPEAVPPAGGEGSVAGVGREGREVL, from the coding sequence GTGCGTAAATTGCCAGTTGATGCCTTGCAGCCGGGGATGGTGGTAGCCCGGGCTATTTATAACGCCGACGGTCAGGTTTTACTGAATAAAGACGTAACCCTGAAACCCAGCTACCTGATTCGCTTGAGGGAACTGGGTATACCGGCCGTATATATCCGGGATGAGGAAGCTGGCGACCTGGAAATAGAAGACGTCGTCAACGAGAAAACCCGGCTACAGGCCGTTAAGGCCGTGAGAGACCTTTTCGGCTCTCAACAGGAGGGGGAAAGAGGGCAAGCCCCCCTGCTGGCTGATTACGCCCGCCTTGAACGGGTGGTCAACAGCCTCCTGGAGGATCTCCTGGACCGGAAAGAATTGATGCTTAATTTGACCGATATCCGCGCCCTGGATGATTATACCTTCGCCCACTCGGTAAATGTCTGCATCCTGGCCATGGTTACGGGCCTGACCCTGCATTACACCCGCTCCGCCCTCCTGCACCTGGGGGTGGGCGCTCTGCTCCATGATATCGGTAAGACCTGTATACCCTTACATATCTTGAACAAACCCGGCCGGCTGACGGTAGAGGAATACGAGCTGGTTTGCCGTCATGCCCAATGCGGTTTTGATATCCTCCGGTTACAGAAGGAAGTAAGCCTGGTGTCGGCCCGGGTGGCCTTGGAACACCATGAACGTTTTAACGGCAGTGGTTACCCCCGGGGATTAAAAGGGGAAGAGATCCATGAGTTCGCCCGGATTACCGGTGTCGTCGACGTTTACGATGCCCTGACGGCGGACCGGGTTTACCGGCGAGCTTACCCGCCCTATGAAGCCTACGAAATGCTGGCCGGAGCAGGGAATTTTACCCATGACTACCGGATAATCAAGGCCTTTTTGCTCAATGTAGCTGCCTACCCGGCGGGAACTATGGTGGAATTGAATAACGGCGAAGTTGGGGTGGTTACCGGCACCTCCCGGGGGCATTCCCACCAGCCGCGGGTACGTCTCCTTTACCATGCCGATGGGAAGCCCTATACCGTACCCTCTTCCCTGGACCTGACGGTGGACCTGGATCACTTTGTTTGTCGCGTCCTGCCACCGGAGGCTGTACCGCCGGCAGGCGGGGAGGGTTCGGTTGCCGGTGTTGGCAGAGAAGGGCGCGAGGTGTTATAA
- a CDS encoding aminotransferase class I/II-fold pyridoxal phosphate-dependent enzyme produces MAVLDQTRTPVFTAVKQYIDAGIIPFHVPGHKQGRALPEFKEYVGEKVLAMDLTCVPGLDNICNPRDVIREAEELTAAAYGAEQAFFLVNGTTSGIQAMILAVCQPGDKIIIPRNAHRSALGGLILSGARPVYIEPAINTDFGISMGITPEQVEGALREHPDARAVFVISPNYYGTVPPLKEIVVVAHRYNVPVLVDEAHGAHLKFHDALPDSAMEAGADLAASSAHKLAGSMTQSSFLLLQGGRLDPKHIKAVLNLSQTTSPSYILLASLDVARKQMALRGRELLERTLALARWIRGELARIEGLAIMGDEVTHLPGCSYLDPTKITVNVQGLGMTGYEMETRLRQEYKIQVELSDLYNVLLLVSIGDDEETAGRLVAAFKAIAGERSRKNVIRFCPPLPAIPRMAALPREAFYSQTRSLELEQAEGEISAEAITAYPPGIPLVCPGEVITREIIDYVTLLKNEHADLQGTEDPEIKYIRVLKDTVSLHEHGLAGRVGLA; encoded by the coding sequence ATGGCCGTGCTCGACCAGACCCGGACGCCGGTTTTTACAGCGGTAAAGCAATATATCGATGCAGGCATTATACCCTTCCATGTGCCCGGCCATAAACAGGGCCGGGCCCTGCCCGAGTTTAAAGAATACGTGGGTGAGAAGGTCCTGGCCATGGACCTCACCTGCGTGCCGGGACTGGATAATATCTGCAATCCCCGGGATGTCATCCGGGAGGCAGAGGAACTGACGGCGGCGGCCTACGGGGCAGAACAGGCCTTTTTTCTGGTCAACGGTACCACCTCCGGTATCCAGGCCATGATCCTGGCCGTCTGCCAGCCGGGCGATAAGATTATCATCCCCCGCAATGCCCACCGCTCGGCCCTGGGGGGCCTCATCCTGAGCGGAGCCCGGCCGGTTTATATTGAACCGGCCATCAACACTGACTTCGGCATCTCCATGGGCATCACCCCGGAACAAGTAGAAGGGGCGTTAAGGGAACACCCGGATGCCAGGGCCGTTTTCGTTATCAGCCCCAATTACTACGGCACCGTGCCCCCTTTAAAGGAGATTGTCGTCGTCGCCCACAGGTATAACGTGCCGGTCCTGGTGGATGAGGCCCACGGTGCCCACCTGAAGTTTCATGACGCCCTGCCTGACTCGGCCATGGAGGCAGGAGCCGACCTGGCGGCCAGCAGCGCCCATAAACTGGCCGGTTCTATGACCCAGAGTTCTTTTCTTCTGCTCCAGGGCGGGAGATTGGACCCCAAGCATATTAAAGCTGTCCTGAATCTCTCCCAGACCACCAGTCCCTCATATATCCTGCTGGCCTCCCTGGATGTGGCCCGGAAGCAGATGGCCCTCCGGGGTCGGGAACTCCTGGAGCGCACCCTGGCCCTGGCCCGGTGGATTCGCGGAGAGCTGGCTCGCATTGAGGGGCTAGCCATTATGGGCGATGAGGTGACTCACCTGCCGGGGTGCAGCTACCTGGATCCCACCAAGATTACCGTTAACGTCCAGGGCCTGGGGATGACGGGTTACGAGATGGAAACCCGGCTGCGGCAGGAATACAAGATCCAGGTGGAACTCTCTGACCTTTATAACGTCCTGCTCCTGGTCTCCATCGGCGACGACGAGGAGACCGCCGGCCGGCTGGTAGCCGCCTTTAAAGCCATCGCCGGGGAACGCTCCCGGAAAAACGTAATTCGCTTTTGCCCGCCCCTGCCGGCCATCCCCCGGATGGCGGCCTTACCCCGGGAGGCGTTCTATAGCCAGACCCGCAGCCTGGAACTGGAGCAGGCCGAGGGTGAGATTAGCGCCGAGGCCATCACGGCCTACCCGCCAGGTATCCCCCTGGTGTGCCCGGGCGAGGTCATTACCAGGGAGATTATCGATTACGTCACCCTGCTCAAAAATGAACACGCCGACTTGCAGGGGACGGAGGATCCGGAAATAAAGTATATCCGCGTCCTGAAGGATACAGTGAGCCTGCACGAACACGGGTTGGCCGGCCGGGTCGGCCTGGCGTGA
- a CDS encoding tautomerase family protein produces the protein MPLATVQIWEGVDRARKQKLIEALRAAMIKYGGLDPEEIYIVVQDLSRDSYTIKNVLSSEDTLTCATVRGCSFSGQEGCLLKQGKNCWETDHGCPLNPCAGKHDECNFFRHVQLMEVVNQ, from the coding sequence ATGCCCCTGGCTACCGTCCAGATCTGGGAGGGTGTCGACCGGGCCAGAAAGCAGAAACTCATCGAGGCCCTCCGCGCGGCCATGATCAAATACGGGGGCCTGGACCCGGAGGAGATCTATATCGTCGTCCAGGACCTATCCCGGGATAGCTATACCATTAAGAACGTCTTGAGTTCCGAGGACACCCTGACCTGCGCCACCGTCCGCGGTTGCTCCTTCAGCGGCCAGGAGGGCTGCCTGCTGAAGCAGGGTAAAAACTGCTGGGAGACGGACCATGGTTGCCCCTTGAACCCCTGCGCCGGCAAGCATGACGAGTGTAATTTCTTCCGCCACGTCCAGTTGATGGAGGTTGTCAACCAGTAA